The Thunnus thynnus chromosome 22, fThuThy2.1, whole genome shotgun sequence genome includes a window with the following:
- the LOC137174108 gene encoding serine/threonine-protein kinase/endoribonuclease ire-1-like isoform X4, with the protein MDNTVHPNIPQEDAPGSKKKKKKKKKKKRKGEKQKDPNDATDITTVPVMESTLNVRPFNTTKSSITREWSHISNRWRKELEKLVIADESKITRVRNIIYVNDPEFRIAKGSDGTEIFLGLRDDGTLVAIKKMSKYDINYQVLKNEKNILQLPELDQSFIVRYIDFAEDENFGYLFLQLFEYTLEEYIKICPADKLFLIVRYILKSVKVLHGQNPPILHRDLNPQNFWIDVTKRVRLAGFGLCRRLPGGQTTLYISCVGTKNWMAKETLTGEDNVPYNWSTDIQVAGMLIYYILSRGNHPFGETNDCQNNIREGKYSLGHVRDVLAKDLIEIMIDEKPENRPTAQKCLTHPFFWPKEKKFEYLRRIANRKEVAMFKKASQEFISLLESYAEDGYFRGWKDKFPQELVQKMDGKKKEPCYSDNALALLRFIRNTFEHHEEYMDKVDVMSEFPVLIGCAYKFAKNQEWNLETPLKQMFTTEDARGVMPPTNSEEYLSVPVQESQHTFTKPIAKALPQ; encoded by the exons ATGGATAACACGGTACACCCAAACATTCCACAGGAAGACGCACCTGgatcaaagaaaaagaagaaaaagaagaagaaaaaaaagcgtAAGGGAGAAAAGCAGAAAGACCCAAATGATGCAACTGACATTACAACGGTTCCTGTTATGGAATCAACTTTAAATGTCAGGCCATTCAACACCACTAAATCATCAATAACACGCGAATGGTCTCATATCAGCAACAGGTGGAGGAAAGAATTAGAGAAGCTGGTCATTGCTGATGAAAGTAAAATAACCAGGGTtagaaatattatttatgtgAATGATCCAGAATTCCGCATCGCAAAGGGAAGTGATGGTACTGAAATCTTCTTGGGGCTGAGAGATGATGGCACTTTAGTTGCTATTAAGAAGATGTCAAAATATGACATCAACTATCAAGTGCTGAAGAACGAGAAGAATATTCTGCAACTTCCAGAGCTGGATCAGTCATTCATTGTACGATACATTGACTTTGCAGAGGATGAGAACTTTGGTTATCTTTTTCTGCAACTTTTTGAATACACCCTGGAAGAATACATTAAGATTTGTCCAGCAGACAAGCTATTTCTAATTGTGCGTTACATCCTCAAAAGTGTGAAGGTGCTTCATGGTCAAAATCCTCCAATTCTTCACCGAGATCTCAATCCACAGAATTTTTGGATTG ATGTTACCAAAAGGGTCAGACTGGCTGGTTTTGGCTTATGTCGCCGGTTACCTGGTGGACAAACAACTTTGTACATAAGCTGTGTAGGAACAAAAAACTGGATGGCCAAGGAGACTTTGACAGGAGAAGATAATGTGCCATACAACTGGAGCACTGATATACAG GTGGCCGGGATGCTGATTTATTATATCCTCTCCAGAGGAAACCATCCTTTCGGTGAAACCAATGACTGTCAGAACAACATTCGTGAAGGGAAGTACAGTTTGGGCCATGTTCGAGATGTGCTGGCAAAAGATCTCATTGAGATAATGATTGACGAAAAACCAGAGAACAGACCTACAGCACAAAAATGCTTGACTCATCCCTTCTTCTGGCCCAAGGAAAA GAAATTTGAATACTTGAGGAGGATTGCAAACAGGAAGGAGGTGGCAATGTTTAAAAAGGCCTCCCAGGAATTCATTTCTTTACTGGAATCATATGCTGAGGATGGATACTTCAGAGGGTGGAAAGATAAG TTTCCACAGGAGTTGGTCCAGAAGATGGATGGCAAGAAGAAAGAGCCCTGTTACTCTGACAATGCGTTGGCATTACTGCGCTTCATACGAAACACCTTTGAGCACCA TGAAGAGTACATGGACAAAGTTGATGTGATGTCAGAGTTCCCTGTTCTCATTGGATGTGCTTATAAATTTGCCAAAAACCAAGAGTGGAATTTAGAGACACCCCTGAaacaaatgtttacaacagaagATGCCAGAGGTGTAATGCCGCC
- the LOC137174108 gene encoding serine/threonine-protein kinase/endoribonuclease IRE2-like isoform X5, whose translation MDNTVHPNIPQEDAPGSKKKKKKKKKKKRKGEKQKDPNDATDITTVPVMESTLNVRPFNTTKSSITREWSHISNRWRKELEKLVIADESKITRVRNIIYVNDPEFRIAKGSDGTEIFLGLRDDGTLVAIKKMSKYDINYQVLKNEKNILQLPELDQSFIVRYIDFAEDENFGYLFLQLFEYTLEEYIKICPADKLFLIVRYILKSVKVLHGQNPPILHRDLNPQNFWIDVTKRVRLAGFGLCRRLPGGQTTLYISCVGTKNWMAKETLTGEDNVPYNWSTDIQVAGMLIYYILSRGNHPFGETNDCQNNIREGKYSLGHVRDVLAKDLIEIMIDEKPENRPTAQKCLTHPFFWPKEKKFEYLRRIANRKEVAMFKKASQEFISLLESYAEDGYFRGWKDKELVQKMDGKKKEPCYSDNALALLRFIRNTFEHHEEYMDKVDVMSEFPVLIGCAYKFAKNQEWNLETPLKQMFTTEDARGVMPPTNSEEYLSVPVQESQHTFTKPIAKALPQ comes from the exons ATGGATAACACGGTACACCCAAACATTCCACAGGAAGACGCACCTGgatcaaagaaaaagaagaaaaagaagaagaaaaaaaagcgtAAGGGAGAAAAGCAGAAAGACCCAAATGATGCAACTGACATTACAACGGTTCCTGTTATGGAATCAACTTTAAATGTCAGGCCATTCAACACCACTAAATCATCAATAACACGCGAATGGTCTCATATCAGCAACAGGTGGAGGAAAGAATTAGAGAAGCTGGTCATTGCTGATGAAAGTAAAATAACCAGGGTtagaaatattatttatgtgAATGATCCAGAATTCCGCATCGCAAAGGGAAGTGATGGTACTGAAATCTTCTTGGGGCTGAGAGATGATGGCACTTTAGTTGCTATTAAGAAGATGTCAAAATATGACATCAACTATCAAGTGCTGAAGAACGAGAAGAATATTCTGCAACTTCCAGAGCTGGATCAGTCATTCATTGTACGATACATTGACTTTGCAGAGGATGAGAACTTTGGTTATCTTTTTCTGCAACTTTTTGAATACACCCTGGAAGAATACATTAAGATTTGTCCAGCAGACAAGCTATTTCTAATTGTGCGTTACATCCTCAAAAGTGTGAAGGTGCTTCATGGTCAAAATCCTCCAATTCTTCACCGAGATCTCAATCCACAGAATTTTTGGATTG ATGTTACCAAAAGGGTCAGACTGGCTGGTTTTGGCTTATGTCGCCGGTTACCTGGTGGACAAACAACTTTGTACATAAGCTGTGTAGGAACAAAAAACTGGATGGCCAAGGAGACTTTGACAGGAGAAGATAATGTGCCATACAACTGGAGCACTGATATACAG GTGGCCGGGATGCTGATTTATTATATCCTCTCCAGAGGAAACCATCCTTTCGGTGAAACCAATGACTGTCAGAACAACATTCGTGAAGGGAAGTACAGTTTGGGCCATGTTCGAGATGTGCTGGCAAAAGATCTCATTGAGATAATGATTGACGAAAAACCAGAGAACAGACCTACAGCACAAAAATGCTTGACTCATCCCTTCTTCTGGCCCAAGGAAAA GAAATTTGAATACTTGAGGAGGATTGCAAACAGGAAGGAGGTGGCAATGTTTAAAAAGGCCTCCCAGGAATTCATTTCTTTACTGGAATCATATGCTGAGGATGGATACTTCAGAGGGTGGAAAGATAAG GAGTTGGTCCAGAAGATGGATGGCAAGAAGAAAGAGCCCTGTTACTCTGACAATGCGTTGGCATTACTGCGCTTCATACGAAACACCTTTGAGCACCA TGAAGAGTACATGGACAAAGTTGATGTGATGTCAGAGTTCCCTGTTCTCATTGGATGTGCTTATAAATTTGCCAAAAACCAAGAGTGGAATTTAGAGACACCCCTGAaacaaatgtttacaacagaagATGCCAGAGGTGTAATGCCGCC